One window from the genome of Oryctolagus cuniculus chromosome 1, mOryCun1.1, whole genome shotgun sequence encodes:
- the OR52N4 gene encoding olfactory receptor 52N4 (The RefSeq protein has 5 substitutions, 1 frameshift compared to this genomic sequence) encodes MVIPNKTVLTPVSFILNGVPGLEDMHVWISFPFCSMYVVAVVGNCGLLYLIRYEDSLHRPMYYFLAMLSLTDLVMCSSTIPKALCIFWFHLKEIGFNDCLVQMFFTHTFTGMESGVLMLMALDRYVAICYPLRYSTILTNPVIAKVGLATFLRGVLLIIPFTFLTKRLPFCRGNTIPHTYCDHMSVAKLSCGNIKVNVIYGLMVALLIGGFDILCITVSYTMILRAVVSLSSADARQKAFGTCTAHICAIVFSYSPAFFSFFSHRFGGHTIPPSCHILVANLYLLLPPNMNPIVYGVKTKQIHGCV; translated from the exons ATGGTAATCCCGAATAAAACAGTCTTGAccccagtttcatttattttgaatggagttccaggactGGAGGACATGCATGTCTGGATTTCCTTCCCGTTTTGCTCCATGTATGTTGTGGCTGTAGTAGGGAATTGTGGACTGCTCTACCTCATCCGCTATGAGGACTCCCTGCACAGGCCCATGTACTACTTCTTGGCTATGCTTTCCCTTACTGATCTTGTCATGTGCTCCAGTACAATCCCGAAAGCCCTCTGCATCTTCTGGTTTCATCTCAAGGAAATTGGATTTAATGACTGCCTGGTCCAGATGTTCTTCACCCACACGTTCACAGGCATGGAGTCTGGGGTGCTCATGCTCATGGCCCTGgatcgctatgtggccatctgctaCCCTCTGCGCTACTCAACCATCCTCACCAATCCTGTCATTGCCAAGGTTGGACTCGCCACCTTCCTGAGAGGAGTGCTGCTCATTATTCCCTTCACCTTCCTCACCAAGCGCCTGCCCTTCTGCAGAGGCAATACAATTCCCCACACCTACTGCGACCACATGTCTGTGGCCAAGTTATCCTGTGGTAACATCAAGGTCAATGTTATCTATGGGCTGATGGTTGCCCTCCTGATTGGGGGCTTTGACATCCTGTGCATTACAGTCTCCTACACCATGATCCTGCGGGCAGTGGTCAGCCTTTCCTCGGCAGATGCTCGGCAGAAGGCCTTCggcacctgcactgcccacatcTGTGCCATTGTGTTCTCCTACAGTCCggccttcttctctttcttttcccattGCTTTGGGGGCCACACAATCCCTCCTTCTTGCCACATCCTTGTGGCCAATATTTacctgctcctgcctcctactATGAACCCTATTGTCTATGGCGTGAAAACCAAGCAGATACGAGACTGTGT GTAA
- the OLFR658 gene encoding olfactory receptor 658 — protein MLNQTDLTPSSFTLNGIPGLEDMHVWISFPFCSMYVVAVVGNCGLLYLICYEDSLHRPMYYFLAMLSLTDLVICSSTIPKALCIFWFHLKEIGFNDCLVQMFFTHTFTGMESGVLMLMALDRYVAICYPLRYSTILTNPVIAKVGLATFLRGVLLIIPFTFLTKRLPFCRGNTIPHTYCDHMSVAKLSCGNIKVNVIYGLMVALLIGGFDILCITVSYTMILRAVVSLSSADARQKAFGTCTAHICAIVFSYSPAFFSFFSHRFGGHTIPPSCHILVANIYLLLPPTMNPIVYGVKTKQIRDCVVRILSVSKDTEPHGV, from the coding sequence ATGCTGAACCAAACAGACCTTACCCCAAGCTCATTCACTCTTAATGGGATCCCAGGACTGGAGGACATGCATGTCTGGATTTCCTTCCCGTTTTGCTCCATGTATGTTGTGGCTGTAGTAGGGAATTGTGGACTGCTTTACCTCATTTGCTATGAGGACTCCCTGCACAGGCCCATGTACTACTTCTTGGCTATGCTTTCCCTTACTGATCTTGTCATATGTTCCAGTACAATCCCGAAAGCCCTTTGCATCTTCTGGTTTCATCTCAAGGAAATTGGATTTAATGACTGCCTGGTCCAGATGTTCTTCACCCACACGTTCACAGGCATGGAGTCTGGGGTGCTCATGCTCATGGCCCTGgatcgctatgtggccatctgctaCCCTCTGCGCTACTCAACCATCCTCACCAATCCTGTCATTGCCAAGGTTGGACTCGCCACCTTCCTGAGAGGAGTGCTGCTCATTATTCCCTTCACCTTCCTCACCAAGCGCCTGCCCTTCTGCAGAGGCAATACAATTCCCCACACCTACTGCGACCACATGTCTGTGGCCAAGTTATCCTGTGGTAACATCAAGGTCAATGTTATCTATGGGCTGATGGTTGCCCTCCTGATTGGGGGCTTTGACATCCTGTGCATTACAGTCTCCTACACCATGATCCTGCGGGCAGTGGTCAGCCTTTCCTCGGCAGATGCTCGGCAGAAGGCCTTCggcacctgcactgcccacatcTGTGCCATTGTGTTCTCCTACAGTCCggccttcttctctttcttttcccatcGCTTTGGGGGCCACACAATCCCTCCTTCTTGCCACATCCTTGTGGCCAATATTTacctgctcctgcctcctactATGAACCCTATTGTCTATGGCGTGAAAACCAAGCAGATACGAGACTGTGTTGTAAGGATCCTTTCAGTTTCTAAGGATACAGAACCCCATGGTGTATAA
- the LOC100354404 gene encoding olfactory receptor 52N4-like: MLNQTDLTPSSFTLNGIPGLEDMHVWISFPFCSMYVVAVVGNCGLLYLICYEDSLHRPMYYFLAMLSLTDLVMCSSTIPKSLSIFWFHLKKINFDDCLVQMFFIHTFTVMESGVLMLMALDRYVAICYPLRYSTILTNPVIVKAGLATFLRAVLLILPLIFITKQLPYCRGNIIHHTYCDQLSVAKLSCGNIKVNVIYGLMVALLIGGFDILCITVSYTMILRAVVSLSSADARQKAFGTCTAHICAIVFSYSPAFFCFFFNRFGSHTIPPSCHIIVANLYLLLPPTMNPIVYGVKTKQIRDCIIKIFSDSKDIKSHYI; this comes from the coding sequence ATGCTGAACCAAACAGACCTTACCCCAAGCTCATTCACTCTTAATGGGATCCCAGGACTGGAGGACATGCATGTCTGGATTTCCTTCCCGTTTTGCTCCATGTATGTTGTGGCTGTAGTAGGGAATTGTGGACTGCTTTACCTCATTTGCTATGAGGACTCCCTGCACAGGCCCATGTACTACTTCTTGGCTATGCTTTCCCTTACTGATCTTGTCATGTGCTCCAGTACAATCCCTAAATCTCTTTCTATCTTCTGGTTTCATCTTAAGAAAATCAACTTTGATGACTGCCTGGTCCAGATGTTCTTCATCCACACCTTCACAGTCATGGAGTCTGGGGTGCTCATGCTCATGGCCCTGgatcgctatgtggccatctgctaCCCTCTGCGCTACTCAACCATCCTCACTAATCCTGTCATTGTCAAAGCTGGGCTTGCTACTTTCCTTAGAGCAGTCCTGCTCATCCTTCCCTTGATTTTCATCACCAAGCAGCTACCCTATTGCAGAGGCAACATAATACACCATACATATTGTGACCAGCTATCAGTAGCCAAGTTATCCTGTGGAAATATTAAGGTCAATGTTATCTATGGGCTGATGGTTGCCCTCCTGATTGGGGGCTTTGACATCCTGTGCATTACAGTCTCCTACACCATGATCCTGCGGGCAGTGGTCAGCCTTTCCTCGGCAGATGCTCGGCAGAAGGCCTTCggcacctgcactgcccacatcTGTGCCATTGTGTTCTCCTACAGTCCggccttcttctgtttcttttttaaccgCTTCGGGAGCCACACAATCCCTCCTTCTTGCCACATCATTGTGGCCAATCTTTACTTGCTCCTGCCTCCCACTATGAACCCTATTGTCTATGGGGTTAAAACCAAGCAGATAAGAGACTGTATCATAAAGATTTTTTCAGATTCTAAGGATATCAAATCCCATTACATATGA